The following are from one region of the Coleofasciculaceae cyanobacterium genome:
- a CDS encoding response regulator has product MIRVLLVDDQKMVRESLKISLKSEADIEIVGTANNGIAAIEQVELLHPDIVIMNMEMPGLDGASATKQITNRFTETKVLIHTSCDSNEYIIKSLAMGAKGYLLKNVETQDLAVAIRNIYRGYTQIAPGLLEKLLIYTDSGVVISKLKSPASSRQQSTTITPITVKPQKAISNLQLACRQQQDEIAKLRRSLDSSQSELPKIKRNLSNQNRYIWLISLVWLISLSILGLYLFELNNKTNNLQRSVIPTERVGLHGEFSLSGIAQRVTKAFEQDSALRDVSTVYVAQEDDAIILTGTISNATLLRRMENIALQVTGVRKVYSSQIAVRPELTENILNSGK; this is encoded by the coding sequence ATGATTCGTGTTTTACTAGTTGACGATCAAAAAATGGTGAGAGAAAGTTTAAAAATTTCTCTTAAATCTGAAGCAGATATAGAAATAGTAGGAACTGCCAACAATGGAATTGCTGCAATTGAGCAAGTAGAACTTCTTCATCCAGACATTGTAATTATGAATATGGAGATGCCTGGTTTAGATGGAGCTAGTGCTACCAAACAAATAACCAATAGATTTACTGAGACTAAGGTTTTGATTCACACTTCTTGTGATAGTAATGAATATATTATTAAGTCTTTGGCAATGGGAGCTAAAGGTTATTTATTAAAAAATGTTGAGACTCAAGATCTAGCGGTAGCTATTCGCAACATTTATAGAGGTTATACGCAAATTGCCCCAGGATTATTAGAAAAACTTTTAATTTATACCGATTCAGGAGTAGTTATAAGCAAGCTTAAAAGTCCAGCCTCTTCTCGTCAACAAAGCACAACTATTACTCCAATTACTGTCAAACCTCAAAAAGCTATTTCTAATCTTCAGCTTGCTTGTCGTCAACAGCAAGATGAAATTGCTAAACTTCGTCGAAGTTTAGATAGCAGCCAGTCAGAATTACCCAAAATCAAAAGAAATCTTTCAAATCAAAATAGATACATCTGGCTAATTTCATTGGTGTGGTTAATATCCTTGTCAATATTGGGACTTTATCTGTTTGAACTTAATAACAAAACCAATAATCTTCAGCGCAGCGTGATTCCTACAGAGAGAGTAGGCTTGCATGGAGAGTTTAGTCTTAGTGGTATTGCTCAACGAGTAACCAAAGCATTCGAGCAAGATTCAGCACTAAGAGATGTTTCTACTGTTTATGTGGCACAAGAAGATGATGCCATAATTCTGACTGGGACTATTTCTAATGCCACTCTTTTAAGACGAATGGAAAATATTGCTTTGCAGGTTACAGGGGTAAGGAAAGTATACAGTAGCCAAATAGCAGTAAGACCAGAATTGACGGAAAATATTTTAAACTCAGGAAAATAA